The DNA window TTTCAATTGGCGACTTGGTTCTTCTCAAACTTCAACAATATCATCAATACTCCGTAGCCCGACCACAGTCGGCAAAATTGGCTCGCCGTTTCTACGGCCCTTTTAAGATCACTGAGCGTATAGGACCCGTCGCCTATCGCTTAGCATTACCGAAGGAATGTCGTGTGCACGATGTCTTTCATGTTAGTCTTTTGCGACCTTTTATTGCAGGCTCTGTCATGCCCCCTGAAGTTCCACTTCCAGAGGAATTCTTCATGTCTCGACCGGTTGCTAAGCCGCTTCGCTTACTGGAACGTCGTGTGGTAATGCAAGACGACAAGCCGGTGGAACAGGGTCTGTTCCAGTGGTCTGATTCAAGTGACAGCTCTCCAACTTGGGAACCTCTCAACTCCTTCGCCCGTCGTTTTCCTTCTATTGTCCTTGGGGACAAGGACACTTCTATCGGGGGGAGATGATACGAACCCCTCTACTTCAGTCCAGCAGACACATGCAGGGGATACAGATGATGAAGACTGCAGAGATGATGTTTCCTCTCGGCGCATAAGAAGACCCCCGGCCCATTTCAAAGACTATGTTGATTGTTAGTTTCTTAGTTATTTTGGTTATTTCATATAATGTAATAGTGTAAGGAGTCGAACGTAATTATAAGCTCTatctcgggttttctttgtggttctttcccgagagaTAGGAggtcgaaccgccctagggtcTTAGATATAAAAAGGGGAACTTTTCAACTATCAATAATATATGAGAAGTTTACTCCAAAATTTCCGTTTTCTTTCTTCCTTTTTATCAAACTCAAGTTTACTGCTTGACGGAGGAACTCTCCGCACACAGTCTGCTCTTGTCGTCGACAAAGCTTCCGATACGATCAACATCGTATCATTCATCGTCGTATTAAAATTGATACAAGGGCAAAATCAAACGAATGGCATGATAAGACTCACATGGGAAGATAAGCACTTGGTCACAACAATATAAAGTAGATAACATTAAATCGTATATCTTGATATTATGATATACAATTGTAGATTTTGAAGCCACCATTCTCTTATATAGAGTACAAAGTAGATAATATTAAATCGTAGTAGTATATATTGATATGTAGTTGTAGATTTTGAAGCCACCATTCTCTCATAATGTTGTTGCGTTTTTCGTGAATGGTGGATATGGCtcacatgctttttcatactcCAAAAATCTCAACTTTTCTCTGCCCAAAACCAAATCTaacaaaaaaccaaaataatACTACCTCTGTCGCTGTCACttaaattttgtaatattttttcattttcgccAGTCTcccaaaatttgtctcatttcacttttaccatttttgatagttaacctcatattccactaactcattcctactcacatttaattataaaactaatatataaaaataggactcatattccactaactttttcaacagactttttattacattttttaaagcTCGTGCtaggtcaaagtgggacaatatttgagGGACAGATGTAGTCATTGTTAAATAATTTACTAGTACGTCGAAGTTTACATAACTATATGCTATGCTTTGATCCACACAAAGATTATAGATTTATGATGGATTTCCGTGTAATTTTATTATGCacgaattaataaaatatactactatgtGATAATCCTAAAATTATTCGTATTTATTTTGTAAAGATTTGTCATATTATTTTCTTCCAAAAAATAGCCAACTAACTCTACAATAGAAGTTGACGAAGCTCTGAAAAAGTGAAAATGCCATAACTGTTGCCTTCTCTTTCGCAAACGCTTATTGCTAATCTTCGTCGTCGTCATCTCCACAATCCACCAAAACCTATCTCCATTTTTCTCAAATTCATACGATTTCACCCCATCCCCCATAATTAATCCACCCCATTCCCATCCCTTTTTATCCTCTATAAGAATCCACGGACCAGCCTCTTCTCTCCCATCTCCAACAATGGCTTCTCCTCTCATACTCACcattttcctctctctcttcctcctaTCCTCCGCCCTCGACATGACTATAAACATAATCCCCTACGATCACACGGCTACTTCCCACGAGAATCTGGTGTCGGTGTACGAGTCCTGGCTTGCGAAGCACGGCAAGTCCTACAACGCCATCGCCGAGAAGGGTGACCGCTTCGAGATTTTCAAGGATAACCTCAAGTTCATCCGCGAGCACAACTCCGTCGACCGCCCCTACAAACTGGGGCTCAACCGCTTCGCCGATTTGACCAACGAGGagtaccggtcgatgttcgtCGCTGGGCGCCTGCACCGGAATGACCGGTTCATGAAGCCACGGCCGAGCCATCGCTACGCTCTCAACGCAGGGGAGAAGTTTCCCGATTCTGTTGACTGGAGAGACAAAGGCGCCGTTGCTCCGATTAAAGATCAGGGCCAGTGTGGTATGTTTTTCTAAAACCCTTATTTGAATTGTTTCTCAGCATCATCACCAAAAGCCCCAAATTCGATCAATTCGttgtaaaatttgaaattccTTTTCTCAATCTTCAGTTGCACCTCTACATTTAAGTAAAATGCAGGATAATTAGTTgattgtgtttatttgattgaaGGGAGTTGCTGGGCTTTCTCAACGATCGGTGCTGTGGAAGGGGTGAATCAGATAGTCACCGGAGATTTGAAGGTTCTGTCAGAGCAGGAGCTAGTTGATTGTGATACATCAAGCAATCAGGGTTGCAATGGTGGATATATGGATGATGCATTTGCTTTCATAGTAAAAAATGGTGGCATAGACACAGAGATTGACTATCCCTACAGCGGCGTTGACGGCACTTGTGATATCAACCGGGTTTGCATCTCTTTGCCTTCATTACTTGCTACCTAATTTGATTCATTAGCTTGATCAATTGTGTTTCCATCCTTCAGAAAAATGCCAGAGTAGTCTCCATAGATTCGTACGAAGATGTCCCTGAGAACGATGAGCAAGCCCTGAAGAAAGCCGTGGCGAATCAGCCAGTCGCTGTTGCTATTGAAGCAGGGGGCAGAGCTTTCCAGCTCTATGAATCGGTATGCTTTCGAGTTTCGACCAATGTGTTTAAAATGGAGTACTAGTTGAGTAGATGCTTATGTTATGTATTGTATTTGCACATTAGGGTGTCTTCACCGGTCACTGTGGGACCGAGCTAGACCATGGCGTGGTTGCTGTTGGATACGGTACTGAGAAGGGAAAAGATTACTGGATAGTGAGAAACTCATGGGGGATGAGCTGGGGAGAGGAAGGGTACATCAAGGTTGAGCGCAACGTGGCTAATGTGAGCATGGGGAAGTGTGGTATAGCGATGGAAGCGTCTTACCCTGTCAAGACAGGGCAGAATCCGCCTAACCCTGGGCCGTCTCCTCCA is part of the Salvia splendens isolate huo1 chromosome 6, SspV2, whole genome shotgun sequence genome and encodes:
- the LOC121809544 gene encoding cysteine proteinase RD21A-like, with protein sequence MASPLILTIFLSLFLLSSALDMTINIIPYDHTATSHENLVSVYESWLAKHGKSYNAIAEKGDRFEIFKDNLKFIREHNSVDRPYKLGLNRFADLTNEEYRSMFVAGRLHRNDRFMKPRPSHRYALNAGEKFPDSVDWRDKGAVAPIKDQGQCGSCWAFSTIGAVEGVNQIVTGDLKVLSEQELVDCDTSSNQGCNGGYMDDAFAFIVKNGGIDTEIDYPYSGVDGTCDINRKNARVVSIDSYEDVPENDEQALKKAVANQPVAVAIEAGGRAFQLYESGVFTGHCGTELDHGVVAVGYGTEKGKDYWIVRNSWGMSWGEEGYIKVERNVANVSMGKCGIAMEASYPVKTGQNPPNPGPSPPSPVKPPVVCDDYQTCPEGSTCCCVYQYGRFCFGWGCCPLESATCCDDSESCCPHEYPVCDVDAGTCLMSKDNPLGIPALKRGVSSKPNWSNRVFGRKASSSSSA